A region of the Polaribacter sp. L3A8 genome:
ATAAAAATAAAAAACTCAGGATTTGAACAATCCTGAGTTTTTAAAACTTACACACTTTATGAGACAGTGCCATAAATTCTGATAACTGATTTTACTTTCTCCCAAAATCTGCAGGAATTTCTCCCCAAGCTTTGGTTTCCCATTTCAAAATAGGATTTTTATATGTGTTTTCTTTCAGCCATTTTTCGGCTCTTTTTATCAAGTCTAATAAATCTTTATTAGAAGCATCAAAATGCATGTTGGTTTTACATCTTTTCTGCTTTACCCAACTCATGGCAATCTTAGAATCAGAATAAATAGGAATATGCTCTTTGTTCTTACTCTTTAAAAGCGCAATTCCGTGCACTAGAGCTAGAAATTCGCCAATATTATTGGTTCCCTTAGCAAATGGGCCTTTTAAAAAAAGTTGTTGCTTATTATGTGTTAAAACACCTCTGTATTCCATTTTCCCAGGATTTCCAGAGCAAGCAGCGTCTACAGAAATACTTTCTAAAATAGGTCTTCCTAATTTTTCTTTTTCTGCGGATGATAAAGTGGGTTTTTTAGTGTCTTTACCAACGTAATCTGCATAGATTTTGGTAGCTGCAATTTCGGCTTCGTTTAAATCTG
Encoded here:
- a CDS encoding ribonuclease H1 domain-containing protein; this translates as MSKKKFYVVWNGRRKGVFTSWKVCKKQIEGFEGAQYKSFADLNEAEIAATKIYADYVGKDTKKPTLSSAEKEKLGRPILESISVDAACSGNPGKMEYRGVLTHNKQQLFLKGPFAKGTNNIGEFLALVHGIALLKSKNKEHIPIYSDSKIAMSWVKQKRCKTNMHFDASNKDLLDLIKRAEKWLKENTYKNPILKWETKAWGEIPADFGRK